taacatagatgggaaattgaaattttttaaacagGTAGGAATTCACTTAATCAAGATTCCTTTGGCCATGATAAAACTATCTGTGGTTGATTCATGATTGGGTaaagaagaatataaaaaacGCAAACATGGGGAATGATagttatgcattaaaaaaaaaaagtgtataatatataatttaataatattataggtatgatttttgtatacaaatagtaatttatcataatataattagatattattttttatataattttcaattatttaattatataataatatatattatttatatataaaattatacacgaACCACTAATTTAtcacaatttttaattattttcttataatgtCCTACACTTttctttcaattaattattaaaactttaaatactgGTTATCTTAAGTTATATAGCCAATCACATTTTCGTGTTTCTTTCATGTTATCTCACACGATCTGACCCAACCCAATTGTACGAGTTAACAAGACAAGTTTTGACAGATCacttcaaattaaactttaagtgAGCTTAACTAAACTAAACTACGATCATGAAATAGTGTAAAGATCTATGCAAGTTGGAGGCAAATGCAGGCATAGAGAATGGAGATCTGTGATTAAACACGAGCAAGAGAAGAAACTCAGCAGAACTAATACAGCAAAGAAGCCAACATCCAGGAAAGAGACTCCAAAGAAAGGAAAGACAGAGAAGGCGCAGAAAGGACCGGAAGAATTATGGAGCCAGAAAGATTTCATCTGAATGAGTGATTCACAGTGAAGATTTCggcagaagaagaagagaactTCCGCAGAAGAAGAACGTTTTCAATttgagattttgttttttttaatttcaatttatttgaaccAACAACAGGTGAACCGTGGAAAACCAAAAAGCGGCTATGAACTGTTGATTCACCTGCGGCCCAATCCGAAAACTTGCATAAAGTAACCACCTGTTTATGGTCCGAACCGCTCGGTCCAATTCAATTTTGCAACCATgcttctaaatatataaataagtacataaaaaatatattattatataattaagtaattttaaattaagaataaaatagtttataatcatatgatgatatattatatatatacttatatatatgtatgcataataTTGCTTATATGATATACATATCTTGAGTTTGGAAAGTGTATTGTTGGGAGGGATTATGTTGAGTCCCCTATTTTGAGAGACGAATTTAGTTGATTTGGAAGGGCAAGAGTTGAGTGAATTGCCTTTGATTATCAAGAATTCGAACGATAACAATGctaattcaaattctattacaAGTAACTAATCTAAATAACAAATCAAGGAAAAATTTGCGATAACATAAGAAGATGtttatacttaatatttaaaatagttcaacgtattttcttaactttaattaaaatattgataattgatatttatattaaacattcaATATCACTAAcataataaatgtattattttatctctatcccTTTCTTGTAAAGATGACCAACGATGAACATAGAGAGAGAATATGGTTGGAGATTGTAATAGTCATTGAAAGTAGTGGtagaaaaaaatcataagaaaaaatgattacttttcatattttgagggagagaaaattgttagatttttaaacctaaaagaaaaatataataatttttttaattaaattacatttttacttttgatcataacaatgaattttaacaaaagagtaaatatttaagttgttaaaagttaatatatgagtttgaaatttcaccaaaccttaggtgggaataagttttttggccgtTAAATCAATGTCAAGCTACTCCAAATATCTCTTATTGCCCATTtggaaatcaaaattaagatataattaCTCTATTTCGTGAGTTTTATGTATCAATCAAACTTATGACGCAAAAAGAATATAACTCTATATATCAATCAAACTAtgagaaaaaatcaaatttaaaatataattatgttttttcatGAGTTTTGTATGTCTTTTTAATTTACGAAGATGAAAcctatgaaatgaaaaaaatataactctATATATCAATCTAACTATGAGAATTCAATGTTTGtatatggccaaatgactatttttcacccaagctTTGATAAAATGATGTATTCCTactctttaagtttaaaaaaatcaatttcccacctatttgtaaatttttaaaaaaatctattaattttttataaaattattgaaaagataaaataactctCTAGCTAGATAACAATTATGTCtccaaaagtttattaaataaattttatatccctaatttatattaacttcaattaaaaataaaagaaattactATAATAAGTATAATTAAGAGTGACAATAATAtacaatcatatattttttttaaatttagggatgataatgaaaaaaattaagggctttttagaaattctaaaaaattgtggggtattttaaaattttaaatttcaatatattcttcaatagttttaaaaattacaattgttTGAGGGTGAAATTTggctttttcaaacttgatgGGTACGAAGATTTCATCAAACCTCGGGTGTGAAATATCATTGGGCCTAAATCCCAAACGAAAACGCCCAAAGGTAAATGGGTTATCCAAACCTATCCCCAGCTAGCCCAATTCAACTGGCTCGGGTGATTAGCCAACTAGCCCAACCCAATCTGCATTGGCGCCTTCAGTTTTCTCCGTAAATAGATTTCATTTGGATACTTTCCCTCCTCTGCTTGTCAAAGAAGCATTCCGAAGAGATGGAGAAGCAGGAGAGCCAACACTCATCATTAGATGAAAATCCAAAGCCATGGCAGTCTTATCACACTGTTTACACCAACGCTAAAGCAGGTTTTCTCCGCTTCACCGATTTCTAATTTTACTGTAACGATGTCATACTAGTCaacttgaattaatttcaaattcaattggaTAATTTTTCCTTCGACgcgaatttgaaattaattatgtCGTGAttctgaaattttctttttagttttagcTAATCAGTTTTTGCATGAAACGACGGTGTTTAAGGTATGGATGGAGTGGACAAGGAGAAAGTGCAAAGAGTTGTGTATGAGATGAGCAAGGGATCCAAGTATTATGAGAATGAGGAACGCAAGGAAGCCTTTATAAGGCAGAAGATAGAACACATGCGTGCTCGTTGTGCCAAGCTTACACCACATGATATTTCACACCATCAGAAGGTGCATATGTAATTATACATTCATAAATGTTATAATTCACTTCATTATTTCCATATTGAGTATCATATGTACACTGTTCGAATTATGCCTGTAATATAAagttctttatttattttcaatctttagTGTTGATGCAGAATTTCAGGAACTAGAACTATTAGATTTCTATTAATTAGCCTCCCAATTTTCATTTGCCAAAAAATCTGTAGATAGTTGCTTCTTTGCGAAGTCCTGCCAGAGCCAGATGCTTATGTGAAAAGGGCTTCTGTTAAGAAGTACTTATTTCAAAAGCATTCTTGAACATACTATAAGTAATTTTTCTTACATTCATGCCATTAAAAGAAGGACAACAGTCCACATGTATGTTTGTATTTCTGTCACGGCATAGTCTTATTCTGTTGAATTTGGGGAAATTCCTTTGGGCGAGCggttattctaatttttttttttttcatctgaGAGCATGAAGTAAAACAGACTGTTTAAATCTTGCTGAATGATGCTTGCCACTTAAATTTAGAGTTTATTCAGGTTGCAGATAAAAGAGTTGCAGAGCTAGAAGCTACACGTGACCTGTCTAGAACTTGGCTACATGTAGATATGGATGCTTTCTATGCAGCTGTAGAGACATTGAGCAATCCCTCTTTAAAGGGCAAGCCAATGGCTGTTGGCGGAATGTCAATGATATCCACTGCTAACTATGAGGTTTGAATTGTTTACTGCAGATTTCTAGGGAAatcataaatgatattttaccaGTCTTATGCAACCCATGCAAAGATAAGTGCTTACAACTATAAATtgttatcaaatattttttgaacACACTTTGATCATTTTGTAGGGCCGAAGGTTCGGGGTTCGTGCTGCAATGCCTGGCTTCATTGCACGTAAATTGTGTCCAGAGTTAATTTTTGTTCCCACAGATTTTAAGAAGTACACATATTACAGTGATTTAACCAGAAAAGGTTAGACTTCTGCTCTCAGAAAAGATTTTTGGATTTGACATGCAGTTATCACTTACAAATCTCTTAATTTGCTTCCTTGCCATTTTAGTTTTCCACAACTATGATCCTAACTTCATGGTGACTAGTTTGGATGAAGCATATCTTGACATAACAGAGGTTTGCCGAGAAAGGGGCATTAGCAGTGCAGAAGTAAGTCAGTGCATATAAAGTGCTGCTAATTTCCCGTGCATAACATATTTCTATCTTCATTCATTTGTTTTGTTCATGCTTATATAGAGTTATGCTTATCAAGTTTTTCTTATAGGTCTTatattgttttcttgttttgataTATGAAGATTGCCGAAGAACTCAGAGCCAGAGTTTACAAAGAGACTGGTTTGACCTGCAGTGCAGGAGTAGCACCAAACCGCCTACTTGCTAAGGTTCTTCTGGCTATTctgtaaatatatttgtaaattactaaattatattttgcatGGATGTCATCCTCTGGTCTTCTGAACTTATCAAACAGCTATGATGAATTTTAATGTAAAAGTATCCATTCATTCCAGTCTAATAAAGTCTACAATTCTGCataagaagttttttttttttttctcattgtaGAATAAgaaacatttaaaggaattaTGAGGTATCTTCTTCAGGAAGTTCTTTCTGCAATTTTGGTGAAGAAAAAAGTTGAAAGTTCAATCTCTTGATGAGTGATAAactgttaggatcccaagtgcaaggtatgagacttggatctcacattggaaagtatgggcaactagtgtggggtttatatggccttggacTCTCCCATTtcaatagctagtttttgaggtgtggttctcctaaggttcgtatcataaACTTTGGTggagaaaaaagatgaaagttCAATTAGTTGAcgaataataaattttggtgtagaaaaaagaataaagttcaattttatGGCCTGCAAGTTAGTTTGGTTGGTAATTTGTTCAGTGATCAGTGTGCCATTTGATTTCAAGTGAACAGTTGTATTACACCTAAATTTTCTGGTTAAATGTGAAGCACAGGGCTGTTCAGTTGAGAACAGATGAGAAGTTTGTCTAAAGCATAGATGAGGATTATGGGATTTCAAGTTGCACAAGTCACAAAGCTAGACGGGAGATATAAAAACGGATTTTAGACCTTTGAGACTTATCCCAGTAGAATACAACAAAaaagtatttttgtaatttatatttgaGTGTATCAACTTTGAAATGCAAGCATCATTGTAGTTGGTGTGTTTATATTCTAATATTCTTATGAATGCTTgtaatctattttcttttccatcACTTGCTTATTTGTCATGTGGTTGAGTAGGAAAATGAATTAGAAACTTGAGCAATGCAATATTTTACCattgccttttattttattattgatagaATACTGTTGAGTCTTATCTATCTTGTAGCTTCGTCTATCATCTGCAGGAAGTATTTGAATCATTTgcctttacaatttttttctttctttaacttttcacaattgaaaattattgttcattagTTGGCTGTTGCATgcataatattttctcttccctgctagcttttttttccttttaaagttAGATTAGCACACATTCATAAAGTTATTAATCCTTCAGAGAATATCATTTTTCCATCCTCAGGTTTGTTCAGATATCAACAAGCCAAATGGACAGTTTGTTTTGCCAAATGACCGGATGGCTGTGATGACATTTATATCATCCCTTCCTATACGAAAGGTTTATATGTGATTTGCTAATTTCTTAGAGAACTTTGCAGCATCTTATTTGAAACAATTCTTTTTTTGTGAAAGGACATCTTTGAGATGGTACAAATCAACACAATAGACATTCTTTCTAATATACACATAGCAAACTGTATCTACAGATTGGAGGCATTGGTAAAGTCACTGAGCATATTTTAAGAGATGTTTTTGGAATTAATACATGTGAGGAAATGCTGGGAAAGGGCAGTTTTATCTGTGTGCTTTTTTCAAATTCCACGGCAGGTTAGCACACTGGTCAGTTTGTTCCACTCTTCTATAATTGTTATCAGATGATTGTATGTAAATTAATATGTGTATGTAAAGATCATTGTATGCAAATAAATATGTGTATGGAAAGATAGATGTTAACCAATCAATACTTTATTTT
This portion of the Mangifera indica cultivar Alphonso unplaced genomic scaffold, CATAS_Mindica_2.1 Un_0152, whole genome shotgun sequence genome encodes:
- the LOC123208190 gene encoding DNA polymerase kappa-like isoform X1; amino-acid sequence: MEKQESQHSSLDENPKPWQSYHTVYTNAKAGMDGVDKEKVQRVVYEMSKGSKYYENEERKEAFIRQKIEHMRARCAKLTPHDISHHQKVADKRVAELEATRDLSRTWLHVDMDAFYAAVETLSNPSLKGKPMAVGGMSMISTANYEGRRFGVRAAMPGFIARKLCPELIFVPTDFKKYTYYSDLTRKVFHNYDPNFMVTSLDEAYLDITEVCRERGISSAEIAEELRARVYKETGLTCSAGVAPNRLLAKVCSDINKPNGQFVLPNDRMAVMTFISSLPIRKIGGIGKVTEHILRDVFGINTCEEMLGKGSFICVLFSNSTADFFLSVGLGLGGTATPQIRFRKSISNERTFSATKDKAFLYQKLGK
- the LOC123208190 gene encoding DNA polymerase kappa-like isoform X2 encodes the protein MEKQESQHSSLDENPKPWQSYHTVYTNAKAGMDGVDKEKVQRVVYEMSKGSKYYENEERKEAFIRQKIEHMRARCAKLTPHDISHHQKVADKRVAELEATRDLSRTWLHVDMDAFYAAVETLSNPSLKGKPMAVGGMSMISTANYEGRRFGVRAAMPGFIARKLCPELIFVPTDFKKYTYYSDLTRKVFHNYDPNFMVTSLDEAYLDITEVCRERGISSAEIAEELRARVYKETGLTCSAGVAPNRLLAKVCSDINKPNGQFVLPNDRMAVMTFISSLPIRKIGGIGKVTEHILRDVFGINTCEEMLGKGSFICVLFSNSTAG